A region from the Vibrio navarrensis genome encodes:
- a CDS encoding insulinase family protein, whose product MLFAVSNPFIKKVKSSILFGLLSMTCALPAAHAAIETLSLTPEQNWMPTTDLSLPRQMKIGTLENHIRYVLMPSRRSKDAVAIRLGIGKERRAQRLYSKQALLSEQALADSLREVLEQAGSNQTLITGDQEEVTLILVGDFTTRDAEDAIDGVFADVKLVKKSQPSATQFAAAQPEIAEQTPRIWVSTKTSTEAMLEIDEDSKMSRKESLSRQLANQVLAKRIENALVTDAEQEKVAVSVEEEKAAGRLSTKALIEFAQQPDWMQAKDIIAKVIDYTKNGTISAQEFSDEVQQMHQRLKANLQQDIGEQANEIALAVHRKQVYLQPSDELRLFEFHVAHMSEADLNQSAIQIWSSDIATMVQPAVTH is encoded by the coding sequence GTGTTATTCGCAGTATCTAATCCGTTTATTAAAAAAGTGAAGTCATCGATTTTGTTTGGCTTATTGTCGATGACTTGTGCTCTTCCTGCTGCCCACGCAGCGATTGAAACACTCTCGCTGACGCCAGAACAAAACTGGATGCCAACCACCGACCTCAGCCTGCCAAGGCAGATGAAAATCGGTACGTTGGAAAACCACATTCGTTACGTACTGATGCCGTCACGCCGTAGCAAAGATGCCGTCGCTATTCGCTTAGGGATAGGAAAAGAGCGCCGCGCGCAACGTTTATACAGCAAGCAAGCGCTATTGAGTGAGCAGGCGCTGGCGGATTCTTTGCGTGAAGTCCTAGAACAAGCGGGCAGTAATCAAACCCTGATCACCGGTGATCAAGAAGAGGTTACGCTGATTCTGGTTGGCGATTTTACAACGCGTGACGCTGAAGATGCGATTGATGGTGTTTTTGCTGATGTCAAACTCGTGAAGAAATCGCAGCCATCGGCCACGCAGTTTGCCGCCGCGCAGCCAGAGATTGCGGAGCAAACACCGCGCATTTGGGTTTCTACAAAAACGTCTACTGAAGCGATGCTTGAGATTGATGAAGACAGCAAAATGAGCCGTAAGGAATCGCTGTCGCGCCAATTGGCAAATCAAGTATTGGCCAAACGGATTGAAAATGCGCTCGTGACCGATGCCGAGCAAGAAAAGGTTGCGGTATCAGTCGAGGAAGAAAAAGCGGCGGGGCGCTTATCAACCAAAGCGTTAATTGAGTTTGCTCAGCAACCGGATTGGATGCAAGCCAAAGATATCATCGCGAAAGTGATTGATTACACTAAAAATGGCACCATCAGTGCGCAGGAATTCAGTGACGAAGTGCAGCAAATGCATCAACGTTTAAAAGCAAACTTGCAGCAGGATATCGGCGAGCAAGCGAATGAGATCGCGCTTGCGGTGCATCGTAAACAGGTTTATCTCCAGCCTTCGGATGAGCTACGTCTGTTTGAATTTCACGTTGCCCACATGAGCGAAGCGGATCTCAACCAGTCAGCGATTCAAATTTGGTCTTCCGACATCGCGACTATGGTGCAACCGGCCGTAACCCATTGA
- a CDS encoding cysteine-rich CWC family protein, producing the protein MKSACIGACKNNGGICQGCHRTMPEIVNWASSSDQQREHILSQLAGQEATHQCPSCSQPSHCDISAGKSTCWCFDLEEREMAIELQGKGCLCRRCLEKTPLV; encoded by the coding sequence ATGAAATCAGCGTGTATCGGCGCATGCAAAAATAATGGCGGGATTTGCCAAGGCTGCCACCGCACCATGCCGGAGATTGTCAATTGGGCATCCAGCAGCGATCAGCAAAGAGAGCACATTTTGTCACAACTTGCAGGCCAAGAGGCCACCCATCAATGTCCAAGTTGCAGCCAACCGAGCCATTGTGACATCAGCGCGGGCAAATCGACCTGTTGGTGCTTCGACTTAGAAGAGAGAGAAATGGCCATCGAGTTACAAGGCAAAGGCTGTTTGTGTCGCCGCTGCCTTGAAAAAACACCGCTCGTCTAA
- a CDS encoding DUF3820 family protein, whose amino-acid sequence MLEKENLLKLARMPMPYGKYAGRMLIDLPEAYLLWFANKGFPEGELGQLLQLCLALKIEGLDTVVKPLKRDNRA is encoded by the coding sequence ATGCTGGAAAAAGAGAACTTACTGAAATTGGCGCGTATGCCGATGCCCTATGGCAAATATGCCGGGCGAATGCTGATCGATCTACCAGAAGCTTATTTGCTCTGGTTTGCCAACAAAGGATTTCCTGAAGGGGAATTAGGCCAACTGCTACAGCTTTGCTTGGCGTTAAAAATCGAAGGGCTAGACACGGTCGTAAAGCCGTTGAAGCGAGACAATCGAGCGTGA
- a CDS encoding TetR/AcrR family transcriptional regulator, with product MPKIIDHNQRREEIALRSAELFLVHGYKNIGMRQLCDQLGMSKSALYYYYKSKNELFRAATEAIVNFDSDAIAHRPSAEQATPAQRVENFLLIMQQIAPRYFQELKLVSDYIDVIGQEHIADDECMKLANQKYLAMLGHYVSKELGETLFTLLLGLLNHQLLIGRTLESSYITKLVSSILRQGL from the coding sequence ATGCCAAAGATCATTGACCATAACCAGCGCAGAGAGGAGATCGCGTTAAGATCTGCTGAACTATTTCTCGTTCATGGCTACAAGAATATCGGTATGCGCCAGCTCTGCGACCAACTTGGCATGAGCAAAAGCGCGCTCTACTACTATTACAAAAGTAAGAATGAGCTGTTTCGCGCTGCCACAGAAGCGATTGTGAACTTTGATAGCGATGCCATCGCTCATCGACCTTCGGCCGAGCAGGCAACGCCAGCACAACGAGTCGAAAACTTCCTGCTGATCATGCAGCAAATTGCGCCAAGATATTTTCAAGAGTTAAAACTGGTCTCCGATTACATTGATGTTATCGGGCAAGAGCACATTGCCGACGACGAATGTATGAAGCTTGCAAACCAGAAATACCTTGCCATGCTCGGCCACTATGTCTCCAAAGAGCTCGGCGAGACGCTATTTACTCTTTTACTCGGCCTGCTGAATCACCAGCTTTTGATTGGTAGAACATTAGAAAGCAGCTACATAACCAAGCTGGTTAGCAGCATCTTAAGACAAGGTTTGTAA
- a CDS encoding LysR family transcriptional regulator, with amino-acid sequence MDKFADMTMFASIVKNQGLAAAGRELGLSPATVTARLQALEERYGVKLLNRSTRHLSLTDSGATYYQACLEILEAVKATENLLQTGSKEVRGTLKVAAPKDIGKQYIYPILSAFCQRYPQVVPYLYLNDNLVNIAESGIDVVVRYGSLADSNLISRRLAASQRVLCASPEYLAKKGTPETPHDLAHHDCLAMLRSNEELKTWHFQASEQRDAITIVPKRFSDDGEVIRLWALDGAGIALKSILDVQEDIQQKRLVTVLDDYMKNFNTSAASLSADLNVIYMSRQYQPKRIRLFLDFLFEHFAQQIPSTPE; translated from the coding sequence TTGGATAAATTTGCCGACATGACGATGTTTGCCAGCATAGTCAAAAACCAAGGGCTTGCCGCCGCAGGCAGAGAACTCGGGCTCTCCCCCGCCACTGTGACCGCGCGCTTACAAGCACTGGAAGAGCGTTATGGCGTGAAGCTGCTCAATCGCAGTACCCGCCATCTCTCACTCACCGACTCCGGTGCGACGTATTACCAAGCATGTCTGGAGATCCTTGAGGCGGTCAAAGCAACAGAAAACCTGCTGCAAACCGGCAGTAAAGAGGTGCGTGGCACGTTGAAAGTCGCCGCGCCGAAAGACATTGGCAAGCAGTACATCTACCCGATTTTATCGGCCTTTTGCCAGCGCTATCCTCAAGTCGTGCCCTATCTCTATCTCAATGATAACTTGGTGAATATTGCCGAATCAGGTATCGATGTGGTGGTAAGGTATGGCTCACTGGCCGACAGCAATTTGATCTCCCGCCGCTTAGCGGCCAGTCAGCGCGTACTGTGCGCCTCACCGGAGTACTTAGCCAAAAAAGGGACGCCGGAAACGCCACACGATCTCGCTCATCATGATTGCTTGGCGATGCTACGCAGCAACGAGGAGCTAAAAACTTGGCACTTTCAAGCCAGCGAACAGCGCGATGCCATTACCATAGTGCCAAAGCGATTTTCTGACGATGGGGAAGTGATTCGGCTCTGGGCACTGGATGGCGCAGGCATTGCGCTCAAATCGATTTTGGATGTGCAGGAAGATATTCAGCAAAAGCGCCTTGTCACCGTACTGGATGACTATATGAAAAACTTCAACACGTCAGCAGCCAGTTTGAGCGCCGATCTCAACGTGATTTACATGAGCCGCCAGTACCAACCCAAACGCATTCGCTTGTTTCTCGATTTTCTCTTTGAGCACTTTGCACAGCAGATACCGTCTACCCCAGAGTGA
- a CDS encoding DUF3298 domain-containing protein — translation MKHRVFTAMFFLISAPSLATSFDCGKARTAIEKMLCADEELSREDSRLGYLYQEIRNNTPRLYFLKEELTSQQRLWLKQRDKACDKLLGVELTHCLATFYETRYEQLRQLRDQPASVQSTSKWYDIETKAFLSFDQQSRICHDEMFLEREPMDSLLGFHLETLESISPLKAPKVEDRVEGCPESTSSEHRYSETLVYVNNNVVSLQVYHWAYSGGAHGNGEPTLLSIDTNKRALLSWQDIFGDNQALEQHIYRRVASELLDEGYLPAPSVSGAIFYFKETGAFTIRSDGLYIQYPAYAIAPYSNGEPSLTIPLLILQKYMTKDQYQYFFGAPTDRKLALRPSLAIETGVLEVK, via the coding sequence ATGAAACACCGAGTGTTCACTGCCATGTTTTTTTTGATTAGCGCCCCTTCTCTGGCTACCAGTTTTGACTGTGGGAAGGCGCGTACAGCGATTGAAAAAATGCTCTGTGCTGACGAAGAACTTTCTCGAGAGGATAGCAGGCTAGGCTATCTTTATCAGGAAATCCGCAATAATACGCCCCGCCTTTACTTTCTGAAGGAGGAATTGACTTCTCAACAGAGATTGTGGTTGAAGCAGCGAGACAAGGCTTGCGACAAGCTTTTGGGTGTCGAGCTCACTCACTGTTTAGCCACGTTTTACGAGACCCGCTATGAGCAGCTACGCCAGCTTCGTGATCAACCCGCCTCGGTGCAATCCACGAGTAAATGGTACGACATAGAAACAAAAGCATTTCTCTCATTCGATCAGCAAAGCCGAATTTGTCACGATGAGATGTTTCTTGAAAGAGAACCGATGGATTCGTTGCTGGGGTTTCATTTAGAAACGCTAGAAAGCATCTCTCCCCTCAAAGCGCCGAAAGTTGAAGACCGAGTGGAGGGCTGCCCTGAATCGACTTCAAGCGAACATCGGTACTCAGAAACGCTGGTGTACGTCAATAACAACGTGGTATCTCTGCAAGTCTACCATTGGGCGTATTCTGGTGGAGCCCATGGAAACGGAGAACCAACCCTGCTTAGTATTGATACCAATAAGCGGGCTCTACTGAGTTGGCAAGATATTTTTGGCGACAATCAAGCTCTGGAGCAGCATATCTATCGACGAGTGGCCAGTGAACTGCTTGACGAGGGTTACCTGCCGGCCCCTTCTGTCTCTGGGGCTATTTTTTACTTCAAGGAAACCGGAGCATTCACTATTCGCTCCGACGGGTTGTACATTCAATACCCAGCTTACGCTATTGCGCCCTATTCCAATGGAGAGCCTTCCTTAACCATCCCGTTGCTGATCTTGCAAAAATATATGACAAAAGATCAATACCAATATTTTTTCGGCGCGCCGACGGATCGAAAGTTGGCCTTAAGGCCGAGTTTGGCTATTGAGACTGGCGTTCTGGAAGTGAAGTGA
- a CDS encoding tRNA (adenine(22)-N(1))-methyltransferase: protein MKLSQRMQTLQSMVSNEYDHIWDCCCDHGYLGLALLQQTQSAKVHFVDIVPQLTEKVRQTLEANHTAQRHRWHVECVDVAQLPLEGFAGRHLVIIAGVGGDLTLTLVEQICQRHPQAELEFLLCPVHHLYMLRQALRRLKFGLIDEKLIEENRRFYEVLHLSRQQDTHRELSVVGDSMWSCAPLDIAKRYQATTVAHYQRLQRGHGEAMSAVVQAYQRVQLNEVVR from the coding sequence ATGAAACTGAGTCAACGCATGCAAACTCTGCAATCCATGGTGAGCAACGAGTATGACCATATTTGGGATTGTTGCTGCGATCACGGCTATCTGGGGCTTGCGTTGCTGCAACAGACACAAAGTGCCAAGGTGCATTTTGTCGACATCGTGCCGCAGCTAACAGAAAAAGTGAGGCAAACGCTTGAAGCAAACCACACGGCTCAACGCCATCGCTGGCATGTCGAGTGCGTTGACGTTGCGCAGTTGCCTTTGGAAGGTTTTGCAGGCCGACATTTGGTGATCATTGCCGGTGTTGGTGGCGACTTAACACTGACACTGGTTGAGCAAATTTGCCAGCGACACCCGCAAGCCGAGTTGGAGTTTCTGCTCTGCCCGGTGCATCATCTGTACATGCTGCGCCAAGCTCTGCGTCGCCTTAAGTTTGGCCTGATTGACGAAAAGCTCATTGAAGAGAATCGCCGCTTTTACGAAGTGTTGCACCTATCGCGCCAGCAAGATACGCATCGAGAGCTTTCTGTCGTTGGGGATTCCATGTGGTCTTGCGCGCCGCTGGATATCGCCAAACGCTATCAGGCAACCACTGTCGCGCATTATCAACGCTTGCAGCGCGGCCATGGTGAGGCCATGTCGGCGGTTGTTCAAGCTTATCAGCGCGTACAACTGAACGAAGTTGTACGCTAA
- a CDS encoding CobW family GTP-binding protein yields the protein MAKRVPTNIITGFLGVGKTTTILNLLENKPANEKWAVLVNEFGEIGIDGALMTESGAVIKEVPGGCMCCTAGVPMSVGITALLRQNPDRLLIEPTGLGHPKQVIATLTSAQYQEYVDLKATIALVDPRNLSDEKYTINQNFNDQLACADVVIGSKVDLCHAHDIDVFNDWLTDQTPAKVFSKLIHDGQLPLEVLDIERVYGSASTHIEAHHHHHADMEPQFQLQPGQAYVRKENQGQGYFSCGWLIGAEYRFNFDQLFSMLTDLTAERVKAVINTDQGCYAFNRANGVLSVNQMSLEGFESRIEVIDSQRMPWDELEAILLRLCGAHAE from the coding sequence ATGGCCAAGCGGGTTCCAACTAACATTATTACTGGCTTTCTCGGTGTCGGCAAAACGACCACGATTCTCAATCTGCTCGAAAATAAACCGGCCAATGAAAAGTGGGCGGTGTTGGTGAATGAGTTCGGTGAAATCGGCATTGATGGCGCGCTGATGACAGAAAGCGGCGCTGTGATTAAAGAGGTCCCCGGCGGATGCATGTGTTGTACCGCTGGAGTGCCGATGAGCGTTGGGATCACCGCATTGCTAAGGCAAAATCCTGATCGCTTGCTGATTGAACCGACCGGACTGGGCCATCCAAAACAAGTGATTGCAACGCTCACCTCGGCGCAGTATCAAGAATACGTTGATCTCAAAGCGACGATTGCGCTGGTGGACCCTCGCAATCTCAGCGATGAAAAATACACCATTAATCAGAACTTTAATGACCAGCTTGCCTGCGCCGATGTGGTGATTGGTAGCAAGGTGGATTTGTGCCATGCCCACGATATTGACGTATTTAATGATTGGCTGACCGATCAAACGCCAGCGAAAGTGTTTAGCAAGTTAATCCACGATGGACAGCTGCCGCTGGAAGTGCTCGACATTGAGCGCGTGTATGGCAGTGCATCGACGCATATTGAAGCGCATCATCACCATCACGCAGACATGGAGCCGCAGTTTCAGTTGCAGCCGGGGCAGGCGTATGTGCGTAAAGAGAATCAAGGGCAAGGCTACTTCAGCTGTGGCTGGCTAATTGGCGCAGAGTATCGGTTTAATTTTGACCAACTGTTTTCTATGTTGACTGACTTAACCGCAGAGCGTGTTAAAGCGGTTATCAACACCGATCAAGGCTGTTACGCCTTTAATCGCGCCAATGGTGTGCTGTCGGTCAACCAGATGTCGTTGGAAGGATTTGAATCGCGTATTGAGGTGATTGATTCACAACGGATGCCTTGGGACGAACTTGAGGCGATTTTGCTACGTTTATGCGGTGCCCACGCCGAGTAA
- a CDS encoding DEAD/DEAH box helicase: MSFASQGFAPEVVKALEECGYEKLTPIQQKAIPVARRGHDIFATAQTGTGKTAAFSLPLIQQLLDSSKTASRKSARALIFAPTRELAEQIADNIKAYTKYTNLTVAAVFGGRKMSSQERALENGVDILVATPGRLEEHIEAGNVTVANIEFLVFDEADRILDMGFISAVRKILLDVDTNPQIMMFSATTSSQLNELSKDILRKPKRIAVERENTTAHTIAHVLYPVDQERKTELLSELIGRKNWQQVLVFVNYKETANEIVQELKLDGIKATVCHGDKAQSARRRALEEFKTGKVRVMVATDVAARGLDIEDLPHVVNYDMPFLAEDYVHRIGRTGRAGKQGHAVSFVNREEELTVIQVENLIKQQIRRIELAGYEPKSRTAYIDKLNSKPSFKNRQGRRNNANEPTDQAAAERRLAMVKRLKARRG; the protein is encoded by the coding sequence ATGTCATTTGCATCTCAAGGTTTTGCTCCCGAAGTCGTGAAAGCGCTCGAAGAGTGTGGCTATGAAAAGCTAACCCCAATTCAGCAAAAAGCCATTCCTGTTGCCCGTCGTGGCCATGATATTTTTGCCACTGCGCAAACCGGGACTGGCAAAACCGCCGCTTTCTCTCTGCCTTTGATCCAGCAATTGCTCGACAGCAGTAAAACGGCATCGCGTAAATCGGCTAGAGCGCTGATTTTTGCGCCGACGCGTGAACTGGCCGAGCAGATCGCGGACAACATCAAAGCTTATACCAAATACACCAACCTCACGGTAGCGGCGGTCTTTGGTGGTCGTAAAATGTCGAGCCAAGAACGTGCTTTAGAAAATGGCGTCGATATATTAGTGGCGACGCCAGGACGTTTGGAAGAGCACATCGAAGCGGGAAATGTGACGGTCGCCAATATCGAATTTCTGGTGTTTGATGAAGCGGACCGCATTCTGGATATGGGCTTTATCAGTGCGGTACGCAAGATTCTTCTCGACGTGGACACCAATCCGCAGATCATGATGTTTTCTGCCACGACCTCAAGCCAGCTTAACGAGCTGTCGAAAGACATTCTACGCAAGCCAAAACGCATCGCCGTTGAGCGTGAAAATACCACCGCGCACACCATTGCACATGTACTGTATCCGGTTGATCAAGAACGCAAAACAGAGTTGTTGTCGGAACTGATTGGCCGTAAAAACTGGCAGCAGGTGTTGGTGTTTGTTAACTACAAAGAGACCGCCAACGAGATTGTGCAAGAGCTGAAACTGGACGGCATTAAAGCCACAGTTTGCCACGGCGACAAAGCGCAAAGTGCACGTCGTCGCGCGCTTGAAGAGTTCAAAACGGGCAAAGTGCGCGTGATGGTCGCGACCGATGTCGCCGCGCGTGGATTGGATATCGAAGATTTGCCACACGTGGTCAACTACGACATGCCGTTCTTGGCTGAGGACTATGTGCACCGTATTGGCCGTACCGGCCGTGCGGGCAAACAAGGTCATGCGGTCTCTTTCGTCAATCGCGAAGAAGAGCTGACGGTGATTCAGGTGGAAAACTTAATTAAGCAGCAGATCCGCCGCATTGAACTGGCCGGATACGAGCCGAAAAGCCGTACCGCGTACATCGACAAACTCAATAGCAAGCCGTCGTTTAAAAATCGTCAAGGTCGACGTAACAACGCCAACGAGCCGACCGATCAGGCCGCGGCAGAACGTCGCTTAGCGATGGTCAAACGTTTGAAAGCGCGTCGCGGTTAA
- a CDS encoding arginase has protein sequence MLSFFKRHQKASVIEHHHSPFTYLTLSELVKPMTIVEFETAQQSLENASEWLYQLNERKTGSDCDNFSRKDVENGNYQEALSRVLSRHAIPIVLTNCAESVLSSMPVLFSGSDEVGLVNLSHSMGLKATLDVKLGTAFHFALTRYHNTRAFFVGVNESHTSSAVWEHAEDLGCNWLTEKEFTFRHRNDCKEHLGSFIDHCDRLVISIDLASIVAKASIEDCQALDMQMVMRTLRQCLLSGKTTFIQIVGDRDKLIYSRECKNMLEELDQLTDLLHHAA, from the coding sequence ATGTTAAGCTTTTTCAAACGTCATCAAAAAGCCAGTGTGATTGAACATCATCACTCCCCTTTTACGTATCTCACCTTAAGTGAGTTGGTGAAACCCATGACAATCGTCGAGTTTGAAACAGCGCAACAGAGCCTAGAAAACGCCAGTGAATGGTTATATCAGCTCAACGAACGTAAAACGGGTAGCGACTGTGACAATTTTTCTCGCAAAGACGTGGAAAACGGCAACTATCAGGAAGCGCTAAGCCGAGTGCTTTCACGTCATGCGATTCCAATTGTTCTTACCAATTGTGCGGAGAGTGTACTCTCTTCAATGCCTGTGCTCTTTAGCGGCAGTGATGAAGTTGGGTTGGTCAATTTGAGCCACAGCATGGGGCTCAAAGCGACCTTGGACGTGAAACTCGGCACCGCTTTTCACTTTGCCCTCACTCGCTATCACAACACCCGGGCTTTTTTCGTTGGCGTGAACGAGAGCCATACCAGCAGCGCAGTTTGGGAACACGCCGAAGATCTCGGTTGCAATTGGCTGACAGAGAAAGAGTTCACGTTCCGTCATCGCAACGATTGCAAAGAGCACTTGGGCAGTTTTATCGATCACTGTGACCGACTGGTGATCTCGATTGATTTGGCGTCGATTGTTGCCAAAGCCAGCATTGAAGATTGCCAAGCGCTCGACATGCAAATGGTGATGCGCACTTTGCGCCAATGTTTACTCTCCGGCAAAACCACCTTTATCCAAATTGTGGGCGATCGCGATAAGCTCATCTACTCACGCGAATGCAAAAATATGCTGGAAGAGTTAGATCAGCTCACCGATTTGCTCCACCATGCGGCATAA
- a CDS encoding IclR family transcriptional regulator has translation MKENKMNANQVNEKTLQLLMQVAVNDEPVSAKTLSEQLNVPLSSLYRHLKLLKEWNLIEESAHEKTLIVGPAALLLMRSYQTSQHSLESVETILARLQHQTGELAAYMVPVGYRALCVRQKESMQALRCSYVQGQSQPLLRGASSKVMLAFMPQQRCERILRYFGQEQRLEKWQEELDTIRRNGYAVSTSEIDPGVSGISAPVMKGSKLIGAVTVMAPAHRVDADKQRIILHVLQAARALPPER, from the coding sequence ATGAAAGAAAACAAGATGAACGCCAATCAGGTTAACGAAAAAACGTTACAACTGCTGATGCAGGTTGCGGTGAACGACGAGCCGGTTTCAGCCAAAACTCTAAGTGAACAATTGAACGTTCCGCTCAGCAGCTTGTATCGCCATTTGAAATTACTCAAAGAGTGGAACCTGATTGAAGAAAGCGCCCATGAAAAAACGCTGATTGTTGGCCCCGCTGCGCTTCTGTTGATGCGCAGCTATCAAACCAGCCAGCACAGTCTTGAATCGGTGGAAACGATATTAGCGCGTTTACAACATCAGACTGGAGAGCTCGCCGCTTACATGGTGCCTGTTGGGTATCGCGCTTTGTGCGTTCGTCAGAAAGAGAGTATGCAGGCGCTGCGATGTAGCTACGTCCAGGGTCAAAGTCAACCACTACTTCGTGGCGCCTCATCCAAAGTGATGCTCGCTTTCATGCCGCAACAACGATGCGAACGGATTCTCCGCTATTTCGGTCAAGAACAGCGACTAGAGAAATGGCAGGAAGAGCTCGACACCATTCGCCGTAACGGCTACGCAGTGAGCACGTCGGAGATTGATCCCGGGGTTTCTGGTATCAGTGCTCCGGTAATGAAAGGAAGTAAACTGATCGGCGCAGTCACGGTCATGGCTCCAGCTCACCGAGTGGATGCCGACAAGCAACGAATCATTTTACATGTTTTACAGGCAGCGAGAGCGCTCCCACCAGAAAGGTAA
- a CDS encoding GGDEF domain-containing response regulator — translation MQDKATILIVDDKIENLLTLEGLLDAFSVNVVRATSGEEALALTLDYDFALVLLDVQMPTMNGYEVAELMRGNRKTRHIPIIFVTAASKSEEHIFRGYEHGAVDYLFKPLHPLVFHSKVRVFVELFEQRHALKKKTMEFDQKLSELEELQQQLEETNEQLLLLSTTDSLTGLHNRRRFEEIYTDEWNRALRSNTSVSMIIFDIDHFKMYNDSFGHQQGDECLRMVAEAIRDMKLRCLDKVARIGGEEFAAILPETDLEGAKHVADRIRTTIEALRIKHSENASYPHVTASLGICSMVPQADGNISLLLKKADEALYKAKRTGRNRIAEACHTELVS, via the coding sequence ATGCAAGATAAAGCAACCATACTCATCGTTGATGACAAAATCGAAAACCTACTCACGCTAGAAGGCCTACTGGACGCTTTTTCGGTAAACGTAGTCCGTGCCACTTCCGGCGAAGAGGCCCTTGCCCTAACGTTAGACTACGATTTCGCGCTGGTACTACTGGACGTACAGATGCCAACCATGAATGGTTACGAAGTGGCAGAGTTAATGCGTGGTAACCGCAAAACCCGTCATATTCCGATAATTTTTGTCACTGCGGCTTCGAAATCCGAAGAACACATCTTCCGTGGTTACGAACACGGGGCGGTAGACTATCTGTTTAAACCGTTGCATCCACTGGTGTTTCACAGCAAAGTGCGCGTTTTTGTTGAACTGTTTGAACAGCGCCATGCCCTGAAAAAGAAGACCATGGAGTTTGACCAAAAGCTCTCTGAGCTAGAGGAGTTGCAACAGCAGTTGGAAGAGACCAACGAACAACTGTTGTTGCTCTCGACCACCGACAGCCTCACTGGCCTGCACAATCGCCGCCGCTTTGAAGAGATCTACACCGACGAGTGGAATCGAGCCCTACGGTCAAATACCTCAGTATCGATGATCATCTTCGATATCGATCACTTCAAAATGTACAACGACTCTTTCGGTCACCAGCAAGGGGATGAATGTTTGCGTATGGTCGCAGAGGCAATTCGCGATATGAAGTTACGTTGTCTCGATAAGGTCGCGCGCATTGGCGGTGAAGAATTTGCCGCGATTTTGCCTGAAACCGATCTTGAAGGCGCGAAACACGTGGCGGATCGCATTCGCACCACAATAGAAGCACTACGCATCAAACACAGTGAGAATGCCAGTTACCCCCATGTTACTGCCAGCCTCGGGATTTGCTCTATGGTGCCGCAAGCCGACGGCAACATTAGCCTGCTACTGAAAAAAGCAGACGAAGCGTTGTACAAAGCCAAACGCACTGGGCGTAACCGCATTGCCGAAGCTTGCCATACAGAACTCGTTTCGTAG
- a CDS encoding chemotaxis protein CheB encodes MSCRGHTYSAVVIGASAGGLAAVGAVLRQLKDSFCLPVLLVQHISPSPESYMATHFDSKSHLSVQEAEDKLPIRRGNMYIAPPNYHMMVEVDGCIALSVDPPVNYSRPSIDVLFETAADYYGPSLVGVVLTGANSDGALGLKKIKQMGGLAVVQSVESAEAQAMPAAAIETANVDHILPLDEIGHFLNSLCDC; translated from the coding sequence ATGAGTTGTCGTGGCCACACATACAGCGCAGTTGTTATTGGCGCATCCGCAGGCGGCCTTGCAGCCGTTGGAGCGGTATTGCGTCAGTTGAAGGATTCATTTTGCTTACCGGTTTTGCTGGTACAGCACATTAGTCCCTCGCCAGAAAGTTACATGGCCACGCACTTTGACAGCAAAAGCCACCTGAGCGTGCAAGAAGCCGAAGACAAACTGCCCATCCGCCGCGGCAATATGTACATCGCTCCGCCCAACTACCACATGATGGTAGAAGTCGATGGCTGTATTGCACTTTCAGTCGATCCACCTGTGAATTATTCACGGCCATCGATTGATGTGTTGTTTGAAACCGCCGCCGATTATTATGGCCCATCGTTGGTTGGTGTGGTATTGACGGGCGCGAATTCCGACGGCGCGCTTGGGCTGAAAAAAATCAAACAAATGGGCGGACTGGCCGTCGTTCAATCCGTCGAAAGTGCCGAGGCGCAGGCCATGCCAGCCGCCGCGATTGAAACGGCCAATGTCGATCATATCCTCCCTTTGGACGAAATTGGTCATTTCTTAAATTCTCTATGTGACTGTTAA